The following coding sequences lie in one Nakaseomyces glabratus chromosome K, complete sequence genomic window:
- the MGR3 gene encoding Mgr3p (CAGL0K03597g~Ortholog(s) have misfolded protein binding activity, role in protein quality control for misfolded or incompletely synthesized proteins and i-AAA complex localization) — protein sequence MIVRSTARLARLGGVSLRRFTPGVTVQLRKNGTKKDSSYEQGKENIKNTAPIYGQKRWVYTVAGLSLLGFAIRQYYWSSKNQLPPSVAENVRKAVWHESDQGGNNYRKALQYYIMVIDELSNSNFDALSDEYTRLELKLAEMYEKLGMIQECKDVFKELLSRFYEALLTTNKVLEDKRSDLIRKDLRVLIKSLELNTDVEYGKKLLLSHLLLVQEEILTRSPELKQFFENRKSKAEEATKSSLHMPRLYDADSFEAFVNEKNIKLDENGYMILDLSKNSSAWEPYKEEFFTARDLYTAYCLSSKDIAAALSCKLTSVEWMVMADMPPGQILLSQANLGSLLYLQAEKFDSDILKLQKKIEEDAELKENPAILKALRFLHKNRDSCIKMAYKSYESIVSFYKKNTKLRFHTKDQLDPSVVQAIALSIYGLGVLNLHDGVYVKAETLLKDALSLSKDTEFVELSKEAELELKKAMSLKVQKQQQQDV from the coding sequence ATGATTGTTAGGAGTACGGCAAGGCTGGCTAGGCTCGGCGGAGTTTCTTTGAGACGCTTTACCCCTGGTGTAACAGTTCAACTTAGAAAGAATGGAACTAAGAAAGATAGCTCATATGAGCAGGGAAAGGAGAACATCAAGAATACAGCACCTATATATGGACAGAAAAGGTGGGTATACACGGTTGCTGGTTTATCACTTTTAGGTTTTGCTATAAGGCAATACTATTGGTCTAGCAAAAACCAGTTACCACCATCAGTTGCAGAAAATGTGCGAAAAGCAGTCTGGCATGAAAGTGATCAAGGTGGGAACAATTACAGAAAGGCATTACAGTATTATATTATGGTAATCGATGAGCTCTCgaattcaaattttgacGCACTTAGCGATGAGTATACAAGGTTGGAATTAAAGCTTGCAGAGATGTATGAAAAGCTTGGTATGATACAGGAGTGTAAAGACGTGTTCAAGGAATTATTATCAAGGTTTTACGAAGCGTTGTTAACAACCAACAAAGTCCTGGAGGATAAAAGGTCTGATCTCATAAGGAAAGATTTGAGAGTTTTGATTAAATCTTTAGAATTAAACACCGATGTAGAATATGGTAAAAAGTTGTTGCTATCTCATCTCTTACTAGTCCAGGAGGAGATCTTAACTAGGTCACCAGAATTGAAacaattctttgaaaatagGAAGAGTAAAGCTGAAGAAGCAACAAAGTCGTCATTGCATATGCCAAGACTATATGATGCCGATTCCTTCGAGGCATTTGTAAACGAAAAGAACATAAAATTGGATGAGAACGGATATATGATTTTAGACCTTTCAAAGAACAGTAGTGCGTGGGAGCCTTacaaagaagaattttTCACGGCAAGAGATCTATACACTGCATATTGCTTATCATCCAAGGACATTGCAGCCGCATTGAGTTGCAAATTAACCAGTGTCGAATGGATGGTTATGGCAGACATGCCCCCAGGACAAATCCTATTATCGCAGGCCAACTTAGgatcattattatatttgcAGGCAGAAAAATTTGATTCGGATATATTAAAgttacaaaagaagattGAGGAAGATGCCGAGCTGAAAGAGAACCCTGCTATCCTAAAAGCATTACGTTTTCTTCATAAAAATCGCGACTCTTGTATTAAGATGGCATATAAATCATATGAAAGTATCGTCTCCTTCTATAAAAAGAATACCAAACTAAGGTTTCATACAAAAGATCAACTAGATCCATCAGTTGTTCAAGCCATTGCTTTGTCAATATATGGTCTCGGTGTTTTAAATTTGCATGATGGAGTTTATGTAAAAGCTGAGACACTATTGAAGGATGCACTCTCGCTTTCGAAGGATACGGAATTTGTCGAACTATCTAAAGAGGCAGAATTAGAGTTGAAAAAAGCCATGTCATTAAAAGttcaaaaacaacaacaacaagatgTCTAG
- the SPC24 gene encoding kinetochore-associated Ndc80 complex subunit SPC24 (CAGL0K03619g~Ortholog(s) have structural constituent of cytoskeleton activity, role in chromosome segregation, microtubule nucleation and Ndc80 complex, condensed nuclear chromosome kinetochore localization), whose protein sequence is MASTEEIVQMMQEASAEFAEADDVSFLDKMNSNIAQLEQQLREQMDESRQNIAKLEINLIDTEKSIGSLRELMKDATDEATIMKGSDKLNNLIDELQATENEIQMMNSEIEKKVSKLVEDEDNTSSEYEMISKELEQEYDPVFASNILKLKLYRSLGVRLDLDNNQILIQNKELGTIDTLPLEDELTEFFKVKYIWSRIGK, encoded by the coding sequence ATGGCAAGTACAGAAGAGATTGTTCAAATGATGCAGGAAGCTTCGGCTGAGTTTGCCGAAGCAGATGATGTTTCATTTCTAGATAAGATGAATTCTAATATTGCGCAACTCGAACAACAACTAAGAGAACAAATGGATGAAAGTAGGCAGAACATTGCTAAACTTGAGATAAATCTTATAGATACGGAGAAGTCGATAGGAAGCTTAAGAGAATTGATGAAGGATGCTACCGATGAGGCAACAATAATGAAAGGTAGTGATAAGTTGAATAATCTGATTGATGAGCTTCAAGCCACAGAGAATGAAATTCAGATGATGAATAGTgaaatagaaaagaaagtcAGTAAGTTAGTTGAGGATGAAGACAACACAAGCTCAGAATATGAGATGATCAGCAAAGAATTGGAACAAGAATATGATCCTGTGTTCGCATCAAATATACTAAAACTAAAACTTTACAGAAGTTTAGGGGTACGACTTGATCTAGATAATAATCAAATACTAATACAGAACAAAGAGCTTGGAACAATTGATACTTTGCCATTGGAAGATGAATTAACTGAGTTTTTTAAGGTTAAATACATATGGAGTAGAATAGGGAAATGA
- the ASI1 gene encoding putative ubiquitin-protein ligase ASI1 (CAGL0K03641g~Ortholog(s) have ubiquitin-protein transferase activity, role in cellular response to amino acid stimulus, transcription factor catabolic process and Asi complex, nuclear periphery localization), translating into MNETFNELFPYLNQSSHSLLANDNPLARFPNVLYRLSLSFHDAINSQYMEVWSGQEISSTLQSFNDIIGFFFSEYSVLCFTIAVLLNRLITTISRRNRVNRANLRPEINTLSHVSCILLLTWVMYELIEGLIKVKIYNADVPKIPLSLYFMVFSWSYCVETVISLLSNSTPLEGSDYTIFEISIEFYLLQRKRINIIDQTEFLPDCLMAISNRVMIHVLEMYKMRNYRLLGSASLNLVHITYLMYVSIKYGVSSIPILTRFRHFPKVFSLFIVLISLVSYLLAYIIRFDPFTNKNRNPDELQFYSFMKNWRKHLNFTGEEDFSPMLSKLAILLTSASSISERGTRYEYPSVNINHELDTRYNEKLRAIQQVRFNETPRNGRRESVVRALTKPILEAKQNIPFLSNMLDSFKLVLVHLCEILRGNEEAEYIDTDDSDADKEVSETPTRRFSLSKDTSWYDDSYSEDEDYQDSDATELSLEEDLADDDILELRDDMSTLLQDELDPLMLQDHLLHSRLTRSGLHKRHQEPSLGQVSDNREDTRDYSCVVCKTNDRNVIMWPCSCFAVCDDCRVSLSVRGFNTCVCCRAPVSGHSKTHAT; encoded by the coding sequence ATGAATGAAACATTTAATGAGCTGTTTCCGTATTTGAATCAGTCTAGCCATAGTTTGTTGGCAAATGATAACCCACTGGCTAGGTTTCCTAATGTATTATACAGACTTTCGCTGTCATTTCATGATGCTATAAATTCCCAGTACATGGAAGTATGGAGTGGACAGGAGATATCTAGCACATTACAGTCATTCAATGATATAATAGGATTTTTCTTCAGCGAGTACAGCGTTCTATGCTTTACAATAGCAGTACTGCTGAACAGACTTATTACAACAATTTCCAGGAGAAATAGAGTAAACAGAGCGAACCTCAGGCCGGAGATCAACACACTAAGTCATGTGTCTTGTATCCTCCTATTAACATGGGTGATGTATGAGCTTATCGAAGGCCTAATCAAAGTCAAAATATACAATGCAGATGTTCCCAAGATACCGTTGTCGCTATATTTCATGGTTTTTTCATGGTCATATTGTGTTGAGACAGTTATATCATTGCTGTCCAATAGCACGCCACTGGAGGGATCCGACTATAcaatctttgaaatatcGATAGAGTTCTATCTACTACAGAGGAAACGTATAAACATAATAGACCAAACGGAGTTTCTTCCAGATTGTCTAATGGCCATATCTAATAGAGTCATGATCCATGTATTAGAGATGTACAAGATGCGGAACTATAGGCTATTGGGTAGTGCATCGCTGAATCTGGTGCATATAACGTATCTGATGTATGTGTCGATAAAGTATGGAGTTTCGAGCATACCGATATTAACAAGATTCAGACACTTTCCCAAAGTGTTTTCCTTGTTTATCGTACTCATTTCGTTAGTATCATACTTACTAGCTTACATTATTCGATTCGATCCGTTTACGAATAAGAACAGGAATCCCGATGAGTTGCAATTCTATTCTTTTATGAAGAACTGGAGAAAGCACTTGAATTTCACTGGGGAGGAGGACTTTTCGCCGATGTTATCAAAGCTGGCGATATTGCTCACCTCTGCTTCCAGCATTTCCGAGCGAGGAACCAGGTATGAGTACCCTTCTGTCAATATCAATCATGAGCTTGACACCCGGTATAACGAGAAACTACGTGCTATTCAACAAGTGAGATTCAATGAAACACCAAGAAACGGTAGAAGAGAGTCTGTTGTAAGAGCGTTGACCAAACCCATTCTGGAGGCCAAGCAGAACATACCGTTCCTATCCAACATGCTGGACAGTTTCAAGCTGGTGTTAGTACACCTCTGTGAGATACTCCGAGGCAATGAAGAGGCCGAGTATATAGACACGGATGACAGTGACGCCGATAAGGAAGTGTCAGAGACACCCACAAGGCGGTTCTCTCTCAGCAAAGACACCAGTTGGTACGACGACTCCTACTCAGAAGACGAGGACTACCAGGACTCCGATGCCACAGAGCTCTCTCTTGAAGAAGACCTCGCAGATGACGATATCCTAGAACTCAGAGACGACATGTCCACATTATTGCAAGATGAACTCGACCCGCTAATGTTGCAGGACCACCTGCTGCACTCACGACTCACGCGCTCTGGGCTGCACAAGAGACACCAGGAACCATCGCTTGGCCAGGTATCTGACAACCGCGAAGACACCCGTGACTACTCGTGTGTAGTTTGTAAGACCAACGACCGCAATGTAATCATGTGGCCATGCAGCTGTTTTGCCGTTTGTGACGACTGTAGAGTATCTCTATCAGTGCGCGGATTTAATACGTGCGTGTGCTGTCGTGCGCCAGTGAGTGGCCACAGCAAGACGCACGCCACTTGA
- the NCW1 gene encoding Ncw1p (CAGL0K03663g~Ortholog(s) have endoplasmic reticulum localization), translating to MSSSSRVSSSLSSMSSRVSSSIGTNSALVTNGAVAASSVAASANSTSSHKSSKTKNGAVSMIASPVSWKYGVAIGAFLAGSFVLGAGI from the coding sequence ATGTCTTCCTCTTCTCGTGTTTCTTCCTCTCTATCTTCCATGTCTTCCCGTGTTTCCTCTTCCATCGGTACCAACAGTGCTTTGGTCACCAACGGTGCCGTCGCTGCTTCCTCCGTCGCTGCTTCCGCTAACTCTACTTCCTCCCACAAGTCCTCCAAGACCAAGAACGGTGCTGTTAGCATGATCGCTTCCCCAGTCTCTTGGAAGTACGGTGTCGCCATCGGTGCTTTCTTGGCCGGTTCTTTCGTTCTAGGTGCTGGTATCTAA
- the PKR1 gene encoding Pkr1p (CAGL0K03685g~Ortholog(s) have role in syncytium formation by plasma membrane fusion, vacuolar proton-transporting V-type ATPase complex assembly and integral component of endoplasmic reticulum membrane, plasma membrane localization): MSFFTSLWQSIFEPGTSPQLIIATHISFAALLVSLLWLIYSTHIIHFYFLFVIAFLLWITVIWFIAELKSAKLKSNEELSKSTKAE; the protein is encoded by the coding sequence ATGAGCTTCTTTACTTCCCTCTGGCAAAGTATCTTCGAACCAGGTACCTCCCCACAACTTATCATCGCTACACATATATCTTTCGCTGCTTTGCTAGTGAGCTTGCTATGGCTCATCTACTCTACACACATTATACATTTCTACTTCCTGTTCGTGATCGCTTTCCTACTTTGGATAACAGTGATATGGTTCATAGCAGAACTCAAATCCGCAAAACTGAAGTCCAACGAAGAACTGTCCAAGTCCACTAAAGCAGAATAG
- the EPO1 gene encoding Epo1p (CAGL0K03707g~Ortholog(s) have role in endoplasmic reticulum polarization and cellular bud neck, cytoplasm localization) produces MDAGITALNRKHQQQPQQFNIRNNLLKSDIGGIDITQELPVKNGEKEEMPFPPHPPQQQYPPQYPPQYPPQHPQQHPQQHAQQHAQQQYQMPPVSAQRMYAAPQQQQVQQQPYFQQNMYQRTPYAPAQGNPYPRSQSLTQKSSISGFFKQKGYHSPFGKSKKGSSGGDDDDNEEGADIIEDPSASVITYNDIRKNANKGGDKYGYGGDTAPIIPTIVTTDKNTSNTDYRKYMTTQKKLAMNRMAKQGTPQTPSPPSKLQQYQQYQQMMPPNGSNPRAMSLQGFGSGSPFYQQSGPGNSPNNRLPNGQFMGDSRANSMMSAQNPMMRGPPQHAQPMYQQPNFSGTMTTPGPRNTSPNRVPMNNQRPGPMNSQQSFNGPTGNISADRAMSLQTTSSRPMVNMSEQKPVSDDLPPNPYLSQNARPYTEPINTNIDDNVKRNDNENHITATSPLKNQLYVAPLSIPDDEEPTPGRSIAGSGKLNVLKLSKPQQEENMVKEIQVMKPSIEDHEEQQKSSNNEDWNDIKKGLTEDALSHENRTSLVEDGLGSLKLDDRTKLGQPQRQSVDTYSSTFSDSPSKKVNSNKVTGLYKLENMTDMDQYQTAQEFVDDTKLNSRANENRVESGSSSVYDNPYGSTTSEKKIIDAEDERSKRRESLIKAKNILRNFSSEQRLSKRPTSETSVDSDYSAQDDTFTYKQKDNKASASGNLTSTPTKSAQTNLQNEAETVDFVFSDTHSKAYEPIYSKHDSSMSDHAKLKEKTFVIKEEQLNLLKENETLMREVTLVSTELAESIQRETVLEQKIRSLASGQKSSDVENSDNDFEREQEEQLSIVEFETEMRKKSAKIVELIQQLNDERLKRFIAEEQILLQERGAKPSRPQLIYRIEQLNIQLEAKSQKLNDLQARLDKLEHNS; encoded by the coding sequence ATGGATGCCGGGATTACAGCGCTAAACAGGAAGCACCAGCAGCAGCCACAGCAGTTCAATATCCGGAACAACCTGCTCAAGAGCGATATTGGTGGCATAGACATCACCCAGGAACTGCCGGTGAAGAACGGTGAGAAGGAGGAGATGCCGTTCCCGCCCCACCCGCCGCAACAGCAGTACCCGCCCCAATACCCACCTCAGTACCCACCACAGCACCCGCAACAGCACCCGCAACAGCACGCGCAACAGCACGCGCAACAGCAGTACCAGATGCCTCCTGTGTCTGCGCAAAGGATGTACGCGGCCccacaacaacaacaagtGCAGCAGCAGCCGTATTTCCAGCAGAACATGTACCAAAGGACGCCATATGCGCCTGCGCAAGGTAACCCATACCCCAGGTCGCAGTCGTTGACACAGAAGTCGTCTATATCCGGGTTCTTCAAGCAGAAGGGCTACCACAGCCCGTTCGGTAAGTCCAAGAAAGGCAGTAGTGGTGGGGACGACGACGACAACGAGGAAGGAGCAGACATAATTGAGGACCCATCCGCGTCTGTGATAACATACAATGACATACGTAAGAATGCCAACAAAGGAGGTGACAAGTACGGGTACGGAGGAGACACCGCCCCAATAATACCAACTATTGTAACAACAGACAAGAACACGTCGAACACGGATTACAGAAAATACATGACCACTCAGAAAAAGCTTGCGATGAACCGGATGGCAAAACAAGGAACCCCACAAACACCTTCGCCGCCTTCAAAATTACAACAGTATCAGCAGTATCAACAGATGATGCCTCCCAACGGATCAAATCCTAGAGCCATGTCATTGCAAGGTTTTGGTTCTGGCAGTCCGTTCTACCAACAGTCTGGTCCTGGAAATTCGCCAAATAATCGTCTTCCAAATGGTCAGTTTATGGGTGACTCTAGAGCAAACTCTATGATGAGTGCACAAAACCCAATGATGAGAGGTCCACCACAACACGCTCAGCCGATGTACCAACAACCAAATTTTAGCGGCACAATGACTACTCCTGGTCCCAGAAACACCTCCCCAAATAGAGTACCGATGAACAATCAAAGACCAGGACCGATGAATTCACAACAGAGTTTCAATGGCCCCACTGGTAACATTAGTGCGGATAGAGCCATGTCCTTGCAAACAACATCAAGCAGGCCAATGGTAAACATGAGTGAGCAAAAACCAGTTTCAGATGATTTACCGCCAAACCCATATCTAAGCCAAAACGCAAGACCTTACACTGAGCCTATTAATACAAACATAGATGATAACGTTAAGAgaaatgataatgaaaatcaTATCACTGCAACTTCTCCTTTGAAGAACCAGCTGTATGTCGCACCATTATCTATTcctgatgatgaagaaccTACTCCTGGTAGATCGATTGCTGGCTCAGGAAAATTAAATGTTCtaaaattatcaaaaccTCAACAAGAGGAAAATATGGTGAAGGAAATTCAAGTAATGAAGCCTTCTATAGAGGATCATGAAGAACAGCagaaatcatcaaataaCGAAGATTGGAATGATATAAAGAAAGGACTAACCGAAGATGCTTTGTCACATGAGAATAGAACTAGTTTAGTAGAAGACGGCTTAGGATCTCTAAAACTTGATGACAGGACAAAATTGGGTCAGCCTCAAAGACAGTCAGTGGATACTTATTCATCTACATTTAGTGATTCCCCTTCAAAGAAAGTTAATTCAAATAAAGTTACCGGTCTTtataaacttgaaaatatGACTGATATGGACCAATACCAAACTGCTCAGGAGTTTGTTGATGATACTAAATTAAATTCTCGGGCCAATGAAAATAGGGTAGAATCGGGTTCTAGTTCGGTATACGACAATCCATATGGTAGCACAACctcagaaaagaaaatcatcGATGCTGAGGATGAAAGAAGTAAAAGAAGAGAGTCGTTGATAAAAGCAAAGAATATTctcagaaatttttcatcagaACAAAGGCTAAGCAAAAGACCTACTAGTGAAACCAGTGTCGACTCGGATTATTCCGCGCAGGATGACACTTTCACTTATAAgcaaaaagataataagGCGAGTGCGAGTGGCAATTTAACGTCCACTCCTACCAAATCGGCACAGACAAACCTACAAAATGAAGCTGAAACTGTtgattttgtattttcGGATACTCATAGCAAGGCTTATGAACCTATTTATTCTAAACACGATAGCTCTATGTCAGACCATGCTAAGCTTAAAGAGAAGACATTTGTAATAAAAGAAGAGCAATTAAACCTCCTAAAGGAAAACGAAACATTGATGAGAGAGGTGACACTGGTATCTACTGAGTTAGCTGAATCAATTCAAAGAGAAACAGTGCTGGAGCAAAAAATACGATCACTGGCATCCGGTCAGAAATCATCCGATGTGGAAAACAGTGATAATGACTTTGAAAGAGAGCAAGAAGAGCAGTTGTCAATCGTTGAGTTTGAAACTGAGATGAGAAAGAAATCTGCAAAAATAGTTGAACTAATACAACAGTTAAATGATGAAAGATTGAAGAGATTTATTGcagaagaacaaatatTGCTTCAGGAAAGAGGGGCGAAACCAAGTCGTCCACAGCTAATATACAGAATTGAGCAATTAAATATACAACTAGAGGCGAAATCTCAGAAACTGAATGACTTACAAGCTAGATTGGATAAATTAGAACATAATTCCTAA
- the STO1 gene encoding Sto1p (CAGL0K03729g~Ortholog(s) have mRNA binding activity), producing the protein MFNRKRKGDFDDEDYHDYRPRMPKRQRIPPVVQLCKEMMPDIRTIGESVKAFEEDIQFLSDAIVNEFGHEEYFNDALLQTFRAVVLEQPQKLPAIALLTMVVNSRNEAAGKGVVNFFFSELQKYCNQSVDPEYKPESSDTGPWNKIKLILRFLATLSPMLLNDELISIFKDFLQLSIDLNQSDTNKRNPLSEALYTNTLLNIPYLFFFNRNDDDLKQKVGSLLEFVEDNYKVKSTEINLLREYNNGAPFDSAELVQLVLSNVKKSLMDDLKDLEQLFPDWIHLLTEQSGDQGFNDPLQLPSIEDLAEYMDLGHQRGSVDSMWHTPRYVFKVYVPNETHDFETVIPITTYAGQLFNDIIIDLVESLEFNRKEVARQVVSLDLFFKKGIFAEPGISIAQLSNVYEENPLATTFKIEDLAIETIISLIFKLPDVSQPFAYFYTLLVEICQNSPKAIAPVFGRAFRFFYSHLKNMDFELRLRYLDWFSIQMSNFNFSWKWNEWEDDSKNLSKSFYDPNINFIRNLIHKELRLTSNPIDVEESLPEEFKQYLDSSYIAHDALVAYYQSFYVDYTVEPINIKKNDFYFKHESSPLRDVVVELLDYIHKPNNTREVSELEQLLEKIKANHGSIIKNFDRFIIVLIVQALLESGSRSLSHANKYISDLKDDFKYVLDKIELDQDQKEFIIIEAVIRFWNSNSQNGYLIVDAFKFAELVSSRSIINFALNEELANNYGLVDSTAIEAIFRTLSHEITLEIEHADDFEFVLEKLCIIINNTVSQLNIQLDEDIDVPQIFELTDGDNASDLAAYDLKWKYYTSIVFIKSLLRKYSLKYKSLSDKILGNLDTAVPHQSTKEQIKIWLGELNSI; encoded by the exons ATGTTTAATAGGAAGAGAAAAGGAG attttgatgatgaagattaCCACGACTATAGACCTCGTATGCCTAAAAGGCAGAGGATTCCACCTGTGGTCCAATTGTGTAAAGAAATGATGCCTGATATTAGAACTATTGGTGAATCTGTCAAGgcttttgaagaagatattcaatttttgagTGATGCCATAGTAAACGAATTTGGTCATGAAGAATATTTCAATGATGCTTTATTGCAAACGTTTAGAGCCGTTGTTTTGGAACAACCACAGAAACTACCAGCAATTGCCCTATTGACGATGGTTGtcaattcaagaaatgaGGCTGCTGGTAAGGGTGTggtcaatttcttcttcagtgaACTACAAAAATATTGCAACCAAAGTGTTGATCCTGAATACAAGCCAGAATCTAGTGATACTGGTCCATGGAACAAGATTAAATTAATCTTGAGATTTTTGGCAACATTATCTCCAATGCTGTTGAATGATGAGTTGATCTCCATCTTCAAAGATTTTTTGCAGTTGAGTATAGATCTTAACCAATCTGATACTAACAAGAGGAACCCATTATCTGAAGCGCTGTACACAAACACACTACTTAACATACCTTATCtgtttttcttcaacagaAATGATGACGACTTGAAACAAAAGGTTGGTTCTCTTCTAGAGTTTGTTGAAGATAATTATAAGGTGAAATCAACAGAAATTAATCTCTTaagagaatataataatggTGCTCCATTTGACAGTGCAGAGCTTGTTCAATTAGTTTTAAGCAATGTCAAAAAGTCACTAATGGATGATTTGAAGGATCTAGAACAATTATTTCCTGATTGGATACATTTGTTAACTGAACAATCTGGCGACCAAGGATTTAACGACCCTCTCCAACTTCCAAGTATTGAAGATCTTGCCGAATATATGGATTTGGGGCACCAGAGAGGTTCTGTGGATTCTATGTGGCATACACCAAGGTATGTTTTCAAAGTTTATGTTCCAAATGAGACACATGACTTTGAAACTGTGATCCCTATCACTACATATGCTGGCCAACTGTTcaatgatattattattgacTTAGTAGAGAGTTTAGAGTTTAACCGTAAAGAAGTTGCAAGACAAGTTGTTTCATTGGATTTGTTTTTTAAGAAGGGAATATTTGCAGAACCTGGCATCTCTATTGCTCAGCTATCGAATGTTTATGAAGAGAATCCTTTAGCCACTACatttaaaattgaagacTTGGCTATTGAAACAATTATTAGTCTAATCTTCAAATTGCCTGATGTTTCTCAACCATTTGCTTATTTTTACACCCTGTTAGTTGAAATATGTCAAAATTCTCCAAAAGCAATCGCACCTGTATTTGGTAGGGCATTTAGATTTTTCTACAgtcatttgaaaaatatggATTTTGAATTAAGGTTACGTTACCTAGATTGGTTTTCAATTCAAATGAGTAACTTCAACTTTTCTTGGAAGTGGAATGAATGGGAGGACGATTCTAAAAATCTATCAAAGTCTTTCTACGATCCCAACATAAACTTTATCAGAAATTTGATTCATAAAGAATTGAGGTTGACATCTAATCCTattgatgttgaagaaagtttACCTGAAGAGTTTAAGCAATATCTGGATTCGTCATACATTGCTCATGACGCATTAGTTGCTTATTATCAGTCATTTTATGTTGATTACACTGTTGAACCAATCAACATTAAAAAGAATGATTTCTATTTCAAGCACGAGTCATCTCCTCTTAGGgatgttgttgttgaattATTAGATTACATTCATAAACCTAATAATACTCGTGAAGTTTCTGAGTTAGAACAACTTCTTGAAAAGATAAAAGCTAATCATGGCTCcataatcaaaaattttgatcGCTTCATAATAGTATTAATTGTACAAGCTTTGTTGGAATCTGGTAGTAGGTCACTTTCCCACGCTAATAAATACATCAGCGATCTTAAAGACGATTTTAAATATGTTCTGGATAAAATTGAGCTTGATCAAGATCAAAAGgaatttattattattgaagCAGTTATAAGGTTTTGGAATTCGAACTCTCAGAATGGTTATTTGATTGTTGATGCTTTCAAGTTTGCTGAGCTTGTTTCTTCTAGAAGTATTATCAATTTCGCTCTTAATGAGGAATTGGCTAACAATTACGGATTAGTCGATAGCACTGCAATTGAAGCTATCTTCAGAACTCTATCGCATGAAATAACATTAGAAATTGAGCATGCGGACGACTTTGAGTTTGTCTTAGAGAAACTATGCATTATCATAAATAACACTGTTAGTCAGCTAAACATTCAATtagatgaagatattgatgttCCTCAGATATTTGAATTAACAGATGGAGACAATGCATCTGACTTGGCTGCATATGACTTGAAATGGAAATACTACACatcaattgtttttattaAGAGTTTGCTGAGAAAGTACAGCCTCAAGTACAAGAGTCTATCAGACAAGATTTTGGGTAATTTAGACACAGCTGTACCTCATCAATCAACCAAAGAGCAAATAAAGATTTGGTTGGGTGAGCTTAATAGCATATGA